The genomic region CGCAGCCGCTGCTCGTTCTCGACCATCGCGATGCGCACATAGCCCTCGCCATTCTCGCCATAGCCGACCCCCGGAGCCACCGCGACCTTGGCATGGGTGAGCAGCTGCTTGGAAAACTCCAGGCTGCCGAGATGTGCGAGCGCGGGGGGCAACGGCGCCCACGCGAACATCGATGCGGCGGGAGCGGGAATCTCCCAGCCGGATCGCGCGAAACTCTCGACCATCACGTCGCGGCGCTTGTGATAGAGTTGGCGGTTCTTCTCGACGATGTCCTGCGGCCCGTTGAGCGCGGCGCAGGCGGCGGCCTGCACCGGCGTGAAGGCGCCGTAATCGAGATAGCTCTTCACTCGCGTCATCGCGGCGATCAGCCGCCGGTTGCCGACCGCGAATCCCATTCGCCATCCGGCCATCGAATAGGTCTTGCTGAGCGAGGTGAACTCGATCGCCACGTCCTTGGCGCCCTTCACCTGCAGGATCGAGGGCGTCGGCTTGCCGTCGTAATAGAGTTCCGAATAGGCGAGATCGGAGAGGATCCACACCTCGTTCTCGCGCGCCCAGGCGACGAGCCGCTCGTAGAAGGCGAGGTCGACCGTCTCGGCTGTGGGGTTCGACGGATAATTCACCACCAGCACGCTCGGGCGCGGCACGGTGAAGTACATCGCGCGCTCGAGACTTTCGAAATAGCGGTCGTCCGGCGTGGTCGGCACCGCGCGGATGGTGGCGCCTGCGATGATGAAACCGAAGGTGTGGATCGGATAGCTCGGATTGGGCGCCAGGACGACGTCGCCGGGCGCGGTGATCGCCGTGGCCAGGCTCGCCAGCCCCTCCTTCGATCCCATGGTTACCACCACCTCGGTCTCCGGATCGAGATCGACTCCGAAGCGGCGCGCATAATAGTTGGCCTGCGCCCGCCGCAGCCCCGGAATGCCCTTCGACTGAGAATAGCCGTGCGCGTCAGGTTTACGCGCGACTTCGCACAATTTCTCGATCACATGATCGGGCGGCGGCAGATCGGGATTGCCCATGCCCAGATCGATGATGTCCTCGCCGCCGGCCCGCGCCGCTGCCCGCATCGCATTGACTTCGGCGATGACATAGGGCGGCAGGCGCTTGATGCGGTAGAATTCTTCGGACATTCCATTTCCCGTGACGAGGCTCTCGTGTAACGATCGTGCGCCACTCTAGGGCATTCGGAAGCGCCCGAAAATCCTGTGGCGGCATGTTTTTTCGCTGCCGTCCTGGCGCACGAGGGTTACGGGATTCCCACTGTCGAGAAGACGGTAAGACGGTGCTAAATGCACCGCACCCGAGGAGAGAGAAGCGCCATGGCCGAAGTCGGCTCGTCCCAACCGCCGCGCCTGCCGTCGCTGGAGGATCTGCAGCACTGGACCTGGGTGCTGGGGCGCGCACAGCAGTTGATGCTCGAACACGGATTCGATCTAGCCGAGCGCCTTCCTGCCGCGCCTCCCTTCGGCCCGATGATCGATCCCACTGCGGCGGTGCGTGCCACCGCCGGCTTCTGGGCGGATACGATGCAGCTCTGGCAACGTTTTCTCGATCCCGATCACGCCGAACCCTTCGAAGAGACGCCCGAACAGGCGAAGGACAAGCGTTTCAAGGCGCCGCAGTGGCGCGAACAGCCGGTCTTCGATTTTCTGCGCCAGAGCTATTTCACGATCGCCGACCATCTTCTGAAGGGCGTCGATGCGATGGAGAATATCGACGAGAAGCAGCGCGAGCAGATCCGATTCGCCACGCGCGGGTTCGTCGATGCGATGAGCCCTTCCAACTTCCCGGCCACCAATCCGCTGGTGATCGAAAAGACGATCGAGACCCGGGGCGAGAATCTGTTGCGCGGACTGCAGCACATGCTGAACGACGTGACCAAGGGCCAACTCACGCAGACTGCGCCTGACGCGTTCGAGGTCGGGCGGAATCTCGCGACGACGCCCGGCAAGGTCGTGAAGCGAACCCCGCTTTACGAACTGATCCAGTACACGCCGACCACTGACGAAGTATATCGCACGCCAGTCCTCATCTTCCCGCCCTGGATCAATCGCTTCTACATCCTCGACCTCAATCCCGAGAAGAGCTTCATCCGCTGGGCGGTCGAGCGAGGTCTCACCGTGTTCGTCGTTTCCTGGCGCTCGGCAGACGCTTCGATGAAGGATGTCATGTGGGACGATTACATCGAGCGCGGCCAGATCGATGCAATCGACACCGTCCGCGACCTGCTGAAGGTCGATAGCGTTCATGCGATCGGATATTGCGTCGCGGGTACGACGCTCGCGGCGACGCTCGCTGTGCTCGCCGCCCGCGGCGAAGCCGAGAAGGTGAAGAGCGCGACATTCTTCACGGCGCAGGTGGATTTCAGCGAGGCCGGCGACCTGCACCTGTTCGTCGACGACGACCAGCTCCAGCTGATCCGCAGCCTGGCGAGCGACGGGTTCCTCGACGGCCGCTACATGGCGGCGACGTTCAACCTGCTCCGCGGCCGCGATCTGATCTGGAACTACGTCACCAGCAACTATCTCATGGGGCAGGACTATGTGCCCTTCGATCTGCTGCACTGGAATTCGGACGTCACCAACCTGCCGGCGAAGTGGCACCTCAGCTATCTGACCGACCTCTATCGCGACAACCGGCTGGCAGTCCCCGGATCGATCACGGTCGGCGGAACGCCGGTCGATCTGCGGCGCGTGACCACGCCCACTTATGTTCAGGCCGGACGTGAGGATCACATCGCGCCGGCGCACAGCGTGTGGAAAATCACGCACCATTTTCAGGGGCCGCTCAAGTTCGTTCTCGCCGGATCGGGACACATCGCCGGGGTCGTCAATCCTCCGGCGGCGGGCAAATATCAGTATTGGACCAACGATGCTGGAGCCGACAGCCTCGCCGACTTCATCGCCGGAGCGAAGGAGACCAAGGGAAGCTGGTGGCCCGATTGGGCGGACTGGCTCGACTCGCTCGATTCGGTGAAAGTACCGGCCAAGGGCGCCCGTGTTCCCGGGCGCGGCAAGCTCAAATCTCTCGCCGATGCTCCCGGAGACTATGTCCGCGCGCGATAAGATCGGCCGGACACGCAACGAGTACTTCGCTGCATTGCACAATAGGACTTGCAACCACCTTCGCGGCGCGCTACATGCTGCACTG from Sphingosinithalassobacter sp. CS137 harbors:
- a CDS encoding PHA/PHB synthase family protein translates to MAEVGSSQPPRLPSLEDLQHWTWVLGRAQQLMLEHGFDLAERLPAAPPFGPMIDPTAAVRATAGFWADTMQLWQRFLDPDHAEPFEETPEQAKDKRFKAPQWREQPVFDFLRQSYFTIADHLLKGVDAMENIDEKQREQIRFATRGFVDAMSPSNFPATNPLVIEKTIETRGENLLRGLQHMLNDVTKGQLTQTAPDAFEVGRNLATTPGKVVKRTPLYELIQYTPTTDEVYRTPVLIFPPWINRFYILDLNPEKSFIRWAVERGLTVFVVSWRSADASMKDVMWDDYIERGQIDAIDTVRDLLKVDSVHAIGYCVAGTTLAATLAVLAARGEAEKVKSATFFTAQVDFSEAGDLHLFVDDDQLQLIRSLASDGFLDGRYMAATFNLLRGRDLIWNYVTSNYLMGQDYVPFDLLHWNSDVTNLPAKWHLSYLTDLYRDNRLAVPGSITVGGTPVDLRRVTTPTYVQAGREDHIAPAHSVWKITHHFQGPLKFVLAGSGHIAGVVNPPAAGKYQYWTNDAGADSLADFIAGAKETKGSWWPDWADWLDSLDSVKVPAKGARVPGRGKLKSLADAPGDYVRAR
- a CDS encoding LL-diaminopimelate aminotransferase, whose amino-acid sequence is MSEEFYRIKRLPPYVIAEVNAMRAAARAGGEDIIDLGMGNPDLPPPDHVIEKLCEVARKPDAHGYSQSKGIPGLRRAQANYYARRFGVDLDPETEVVVTMGSKEGLASLATAITAPGDVVLAPNPSYPIHTFGFIIAGATIRAVPTTPDDRYFESLERAMYFTVPRPSVLVVNYPSNPTAETVDLAFYERLVAWARENEVWILSDLAYSELYYDGKPTPSILQVKGAKDVAIEFTSLSKTYSMAGWRMGFAVGNRRLIAAMTRVKSYLDYGAFTPVQAAACAALNGPQDIVEKNRQLYHKRRDVMVESFARSGWEIPAPAASMFAWAPLPPALAHLGSLEFSKQLLTHAKVAVAPGVGYGENGEGYVRIAMVENEQRLRQAARNVKRYLQSMGVNAPGAQSG